The nucleotide window GGCAACTTTGGAGTCCCCAAGTTCTGCTGTGCTCTCCTCGACTCTCACCAAGCGCTTGCCTGCAAACTCGCAGAATGAGGTCTTTGCCACTTTACCTTTCCCTCTTTGTCTCAGCTCTAGCCGGCATAAACTGGGACATCTATGAGCATGGCGTAGTTCCTTCATTCAAATGGTCCCGCCCCTTTCCCGACGATGGCACCGATCCAGGAGGGTTCGAGGTACATTGCAAGGCCAAAAAGACTTTCCGCGCCAAGATGTACAAGCTTTCCGATTTACCAGAAGACCCTCCTACAGGGCTATCCCCATGGCGCCACGCAATCGAGGACTTTATGGATCACACAAAAGAGTTCATGGGAAGCTGGGATGGTGTCGATCACAAAGGAGAAAACCGGGAgattgtggtgatggagtaCAAAGATGTCCCACTTGAAGTTCGGGAGTGGatcgagcagcagcagagggaCGAAGAGACTGAGAAacccaacaagaagaagtgGTGGTTTGGCGTGTTCGAGAAGCCGCAAGAGCATGGACAGAGGATCATTGGCACAGTAAAACCCACTCCTACACCTGTTCCACAAGGTGGCCATGCCCCTGATGTGAAAGACATCAAATTGGAGGATAAGATTTTGGTCTTTCCAGGGGGTGCAATCTATGAAATTTTACCACTATGGGTGGCAGGGGGGAGTGGGGCTTGTGAGCGTAAGTTACTCTTCCTTGATGAGTTGGGAGAGTTCAAAAGCTAACAAACCCGCAGGCGAGCTCAACAATCTACCCAAATATAAGCACCAGGCCATAGACCACTGCGTCATTGCTTGGGTAACTGACCACACCAAACCGCATCGTGAGAATGGCAAGCGGGATATGGAGTTTACCATTGAAGCCATGGCGGTGACTGAGAGCGAAGACGGAAAACGCTCGCGTCTAATGTGGGAGAGATTACACCGAACTATCAAGAGGAATGACAGAAAGCAGCAAAGAGAGGAgagacaaaagaagaagaaagagcTTGAAGAAGGGATTCTGAGAGA belongs to Podospora bellae-mahoneyi strain CBS 112042 chromosome 6, whole genome shotgun sequence and includes:
- a CDS encoding hypothetical protein (EggNog:ENOG503PQ5D); the encoded protein is MRSLPLYLSLFVSALAGINWDIYEHGVVPSFKWSRPFPDDGTDPGGFEVHCKAKKTFRAKMYKLSDLPEDPPTGLSPWRHAIEDFMDHTKEFMGSWDGVDHKGENREIVVMEYKDVPLEVREWIEQQQRDEETEKPNKKKWWFGVFEKPQEHGQRIIGTVKPTPTPVPQGGHAPDVKDIKLEDKILVFPGGAIYEILPLWVAGGSGACERELNNLPKYKHQAIDHCVIAWVTDHTKPHRENGKRDMEFTIEAMAVTESEDGKRSRLMWERLHRTIKRNDRKQQREERQKKKKELEEGILRDEL